A region of Homo sapiens chromosome 17, GRCh38.p14 Primary Assembly DNA encodes the following proteins:
- the MYCBPAP gene encoding MYCBP-associated protein isoform X8 has product MRAPARGTGCCGRSGGRWLAGAAQPRCLWAGGAGQRFMVPGGTMKSLKKDSRLRITPTRLLEASENVKEKKRAKGPEQPTPTIQEEPEPVSNVLQGDDILALAIKKEDLKEQHIPRLTEKEDKRVITQKFIIRKLKPMDPRRKVCHLVARPANPDEATKPLDYSGTPSLSPGFTVFQLMGPGDSFDGSDQILPHHILGSLQDFKRIALARGNTQLAERIPTSPCLMTLISAEGESKQKAPKEEKRPPWAPPPQHNFLKNWQRNTALRKKQQEALSEHLKKPVSELLMHTGETYRRIQEERELIDCTLPTRRDRKSWENSGFWSRLEYLGDEMTGLVMTKTKTQRGLMEPITHIRKPHSIRVETGLPAQRDASYRYTWDRSLFLIYRRKELQRIMEELDFSQQDIDGLEVVGKGWPFSAVTVEDYTVFERSQGSSSEDTAYLGTLASSSDVSMPILGPSLLFCGKPACWIRGSNPQDKGNLRDNHAGVGYHSV; this is encoded by the exons ATGCGCGCCCCCGCGCGGGGCACCGGTTGCTGTGGACGCAGTGGCGGCCGTTGGCTGGCGGGTGCGGCGCAGCCTCGGTGTCTCTGGGCCGGCGGTGCAGGGCAACGTTTCATGGTGCCGGGCGGCACCATGAAGTCTCTAAAGAAGGATTCCCGCCTCAGAATAACTCCGACCAGATTATTAGAGGCCTCAGAGAATGTCAAAG AAAAGAAGCGGGCAAAGGGACCTGAACAACCCACACCCACAATTCAGGAAGAGCCTGAACCTGTTAGCAATGTCCTACAAGGAGATGACATTCTTGCCTTGGCCATTAAGAAGGaagacttgaaggag caacACATTCCTCGCCTTACTGAAAAGGAAGATAAACGTGTCATCACCCAGAAATTTATCATCCGTAAACTCAAACCCATGGATCCTAGGAGGAAGGTCTGCCACCTTGTAGCACGTCCTGCGAATCCTGATGAAGCCACAAAGCCTCTGGACTACTCCGGTACACCCAGTCTCAGCCCTGGCTTCACTGTCTTTCAACTCATGG GTCCCGGTGACAGCTTCGATGGCAGTGACCAGATCCTGCCCCACCACATCTTGGGGAGTCTCCAGGATTTTAAGAGAATTGCACTTGCTCGAGGGAACACCCAG CTGGCTGAGCGGATACCTACCTCACCCTGTCTGATGACCCTCATCTCTGCTGAAGGAGAGTCAAAGCAAAAAGCcccaaaagaagagaagagacctCCCTGGGCCCCACCTCCTCAGCACAACTTTCTGAAAAACTGGCAGCGTAACACAGCCCTGCGGAAGAAGCAGCAGGAAGCCCTCAGCG AACACCTAAAGAAGCCAGTGAGTGAGCTGCTCATGCACACCGGGGAGACCTACAGACGGATCCAGGAGGAGCGGGAGCTCATTGACTGCACACTTCCAACCCGGCGTGATAGGAAA AGCTGGGAGAACAGTGGGTTCTGGAGTCGACTGGAATACTTGGGAGATGAGATGACAGGTCTGGTCATGACCAAGACAAAAACTCAGCGTGGCCTCATGGAGCCCATCACTCACATCAGGAAGCCCCACTCCATCCGGGTGGAGACAG GATTACCAGCCCAGAGGGACGCTTCATACCGCTACACCTGGGATCGGAGTCTGTTTCTGATCTACCGACGCAAGGAGCTGCAGAGAATCATGGAAGAGCTGGATTTCAGCCAGCAG GATATTGATGGCCTGGAGGTGGTGGGCAAAGGGTGGCCCTTCTCGGCTGTTACTGTGGAAGACTACACAGTGTTTGAAAGAAGTCAGGGAAGCTCCTCTGAAGACACAGCATACTT AGGCACATTGGCCAGTTCCTCTGATGTCTCCATGCCTATTCTCGGCCCTTCTCTGCTGTTCTGTGGGAAGCCAGCTTGCTGGATCAGAGGCAGTAATCCACAGGACAAG GGTAACCTCAGAGACAACCACGCTGGAGTAGGATACCACTCTGTGTGA
- the MYCBPAP gene encoding MYCBP-associated protein isoform X7: protein MRAPARGTGCCGRSGGRWLAGAAQPRCLWAGGAGQRFMVPGGTMKSLKKDSRLRITPTRLLEASENVKEKKRAKGPEQPTPTIQEEPEPVSNVLQGDDILALAIKKEDLKEQHIPRLTEKEDKRVITQKFIIRKLKPMDPRRKVCHLVARPANPDEATKPLDYSGTPSLSPGFTVFQLMGPGDSFDGSDQILPHHILGSLQDFKRIALARGNTQLAERIPTSPCLMTLISAEGESKQKAPKEEKRPPWAPPPQHNFLKNWQRNTALRKKQQEALSEHLKKPVSELLMHTGETYRRIQEERELIDCTLPTRRDRKSWENSGFWSRLEYLGDEMTGLVMTKTKTQRGLMEPITHIRKPHSIRVETGLPAQRDASYRYTWDRSLFLIYRRKELQRIMEELDFSQQDIDGLEVVGKGWPFSAVTVEDYTVFERSQGSSSEDTAYLGTLASSSDVSMPILGPSLLFCGKPACWIRGSNPQDKRQVGIAAHLTFETLEGEKTSSELTVVNNGTVAIWYDWRRQHQPDTFQDLKKNRMQRFYFDNREGVILPGEIKTFTFFFKSLTAGVFREFWEFRTHPTLLGGAILQVNLHAVSLTQDVFEDERKVLESKLTAHEAVTVVREVLQELLMGVLTPERTPSPVDAYLTEEDLFRHRNPPLHYEHQVVQSLHQLWRQYMTLPAKAEEARPGDKEHVSPIATEKASVNAELLPRFRSPISETQVPRPENEALRESGSQKARVGTKSPQRKSIMEEILVEESPDVDSTKSPWEPDGLPLLEWNLCLEDFRKNGAHDPARQ from the exons ATGCGCGCCCCCGCGCGGGGCACCGGTTGCTGTGGACGCAGTGGCGGCCGTTGGCTGGCGGGTGCGGCGCAGCCTCGGTGTCTCTGGGCCGGCGGTGCAGGGCAACGTTTCATGGTGCCGGGCGGCACCATGAAGTCTCTAAAGAAGGATTCCCGCCTCAGAATAACTCCGACCAGATTATTAGAGGCCTCAGAGAATGTCAAAG AAAAGAAGCGGGCAAAGGGACCTGAACAACCCACACCCACAATTCAGGAAGAGCCTGAACCTGTTAGCAATGTCCTACAAGGAGATGACATTCTTGCCTTGGCCATTAAGAAGGaagacttgaaggag caacACATTCCTCGCCTTACTGAAAAGGAAGATAAACGTGTCATCACCCAGAAATTTATCATCCGTAAACTCAAACCCATGGATCCTAGGAGGAAGGTCTGCCACCTTGTAGCACGTCCTGCGAATCCTGATGAAGCCACAAAGCCTCTGGACTACTCCGGTACACCCAGTCTCAGCCCTGGCTTCACTGTCTTTCAACTCATGG GTCCCGGTGACAGCTTCGATGGCAGTGACCAGATCCTGCCCCACCACATCTTGGGGAGTCTCCAGGATTTTAAGAGAATTGCACTTGCTCGAGGGAACACCCAG CTGGCTGAGCGGATACCTACCTCACCCTGTCTGATGACCCTCATCTCTGCTGAAGGAGAGTCAAAGCAAAAAGCcccaaaagaagagaagagacctCCCTGGGCCCCACCTCCTCAGCACAACTTTCTGAAAAACTGGCAGCGTAACACAGCCCTGCGGAAGAAGCAGCAGGAAGCCCTCAGCG AACACCTAAAGAAGCCAGTGAGTGAGCTGCTCATGCACACCGGGGAGACCTACAGACGGATCCAGGAGGAGCGGGAGCTCATTGACTGCACACTTCCAACCCGGCGTGATAGGAAA AGCTGGGAGAACAGTGGGTTCTGGAGTCGACTGGAATACTTGGGAGATGAGATGACAGGTCTGGTCATGACCAAGACAAAAACTCAGCGTGGCCTCATGGAGCCCATCACTCACATCAGGAAGCCCCACTCCATCCGGGTGGAGACAG GATTACCAGCCCAGAGGGACGCTTCATACCGCTACACCTGGGATCGGAGTCTGTTTCTGATCTACCGACGCAAGGAGCTGCAGAGAATCATGGAAGAGCTGGATTTCAGCCAGCAG GATATTGATGGCCTGGAGGTGGTGGGCAAAGGGTGGCCCTTCTCGGCTGTTACTGTGGAAGACTACACAGTGTTTGAAAGAAGTCAGGGAAGCTCCTCTGAAGACACAGCATACTT AGGCACATTGGCCAGTTCCTCTGATGTCTCCATGCCTATTCTCGGCCCTTCTCTGCTGTTCTGTGGGAAGCCAGCTTGCTGGATCAGAGGCAGTAATCCACAGGACAAG AGGCAGGTTGGGATTGCTGCTCACTTGACCTTTGAAACCCTAGAAGGCGAGAAAACCTCCTCAGAACTGACTGTGGTCAATAATGGCACCGTGGCCATTTGGTATGACTGGCGACGGCAGCACCAGCCGGACACTTTCCAAGACCTTAAGAAAAACAGGATGCAGCGATTTTACTTTGACAACCGGGAAG GTGTGATTCTGCctggagaaattaaaacatttacctTCTTCTTCAAGTCTTTGACTGCTGGGGTCTTCAGGGAATTTTGGGAGTTTCGAACCCATCCTACTCTATTAGGAGGTGCTATACTGCAGGTCAATCTCCACGCGGTCTCCCTGACCCAGGACGTTTTTGAGGATGAGAGGAAAGTACTGGAG AGCAAGCTGACTGCCCATGAGGCAGTCACCGTCGTTCGCGAAGTGCTGCAGGAGCTGCTGATGGGGGTCTTGACCCCGGAGCGCACACCATCACCTGTGGATGCCTATCTCACCGAGGAAGACTTGTTCCGGCACAGAAATCCTCCG CTGCATTATGAGCACCAAGTGGTGCAAAGCCTGCACCAACTGTGGCGCCAGTACATGACCCTGCCCGCCAAGGCTGAGGAGGCCAGGCCAGGGGACAAGGAGCACGTCAGCCCCATAGCCACAGAGAAGGCCTCTGTGAATGCTGAGCTGTTACCACGCTTTAGGAGCCCCATCTCCGAAACTCAAGTGCCCCGGCCTGAGAACGAGGCCCTCAGGGAATCCGGGTCCCAGAAGGCCAGAGTGGGGACCAAGAGTCCTCAGCGGAAGAGCATCATGGAGGAGATCCTGGTGGAGGAAAGCCCAGATGTGGACAGCACCAAGAGCCCCTGGGAGCCGGATGGCCTTCCCCTGCTGGAGTGGAACCTCTGCTTGGAGGACTTCAGAAAG AATGGTGCCCATGACCCTGCCAGGCAGTGA